The following are encoded together in the Danaus plexippus chromosome 15, MEX_DaPlex, whole genome shotgun sequence genome:
- the LOC116766103 gene encoding LOW QUALITY PROTEIN: CD82 antigen (The sequence of the model RefSeq protein was modified relative to this genomic sequence to represent the inferred CDS: deleted 2 bases in 1 codon), producing the protein MTVSRGKILFGTCNTVLFCCGFAKVVCGFLLLSDSKRILLSRLLVSPDTGLEEPPFYYLALALLATGLTVCAVSALGVWAAYLPGYAILTVYFLLVVGLLVCECAGGAAAATWPRCVGGGGAGRSPGGAVGALQGHYAVPDYEHFTTAVDLAQTELKCCGMTGARNYDLSSWQLRRLGPRGLSAPLSCCVQRAGGSYLDPAPLNGSRCQEVTENEYRHSSGCLSKIEAWYQQQYLVFMLSLFSVVIFKLVILLSTVYSCIHYRKRRQDVHFIIQQTDRKSMPHEPITAKYVQPNNYYSPRVRNPRIFRDKPNEMV; encoded by the exons ATGACGGTATCGAGAGGAAAAATCTTGTTCGGGACTTGCAACACCGTACTCTTC TGCTGCGGGTTTGCGAAAGTGGTTTGTGGATTTCTGCTTCTGAGTGATTCAAAACGAATCCTTTTATCTCGCCTACTGGTGTCCCCCGACACCGGCCTGGAGGAGCCTCCCTTCTACTACCTGGCCCTGGCACTCCTTGCCACGGGACTCACCGTGTGTGCTGTCAGCGCGTTGGGCGTCTGGGCCGCTTACTTGCCGGGTTACGCTATTTTAACCGTC TATTTCCTCCTGGTCGTGGGACTGTTGGTGTGCGAGTGCGCGGGCGGCGCGGCGGCGGCCACTTGGCCTCGTTGTGTGGGCGGCGGAGGAGCG GGACGGAGCCCGGGAGGCGCCGTCGGAGCCCTACAGGGACACTACGCCGTGCCGGACTACGAGCACTTCACTACTGCCGTTGATCTTGCTCAGACTGAG CTGAAGTGTTGCGGCATGACGGGCGCGCGTAACTACGACCTGTCGTCGTGGCAGCTGCGGCGGCTGGGTCCGCGGGGTCTCTCCGCTCCTCTCAGTTGCTGCGTCCAGCGCGCCGGAGGGTCCTACCTGGACCCCGCGCCCCTCAACGGTTCGCGATGCCAGGAAGTCACCGAAAATGAGTACAGGCACTCCTCG GGCTGTCTGTCAAAGATCGAGGCCTGGTACCAGCAGCAGTACCTGGTGTTCATGCTGTCCCTATTCAGCGTGGTCATTTTCAAGCTGGTTATATTGCTGAGCACCGTCTACTCGTGCATCCATTACCGGAAACGCCGCCAGGACGTGCACTTCATCATCCAGCAGACGGATCGGAAGTCGATGCCGCACGAGCCGATCACGGCGAAGTACGTCCAGCCCAACAACTATTACAGTCCGCGGGTCAGGAACCCGAGGATCTTCCGCGACAAACCCAACGAGATGGTATGA